Genomic window (Roseivirga sp. 4D4):
TTCTAACTGTAATTTATCTCCCACCTCCAGTGTCAAATCAGTGTTTGATACCACGATTTTCTTTTGGGCTTTCAATCCTGTCCCCAAAAGAACAAGTAGAAGTGTTACAAGTAATCTTTTCATATGCTCATTGATTTAAGAAGTGAAAGGGTGAATAAGTGATGATTAGGCCTTAATCATCACTCAATCACTTTCTTACCTTATTTACTTTGGATCTTGGTCTCTTTCGGCTTTTCTGGTTCTAGCTTAGCAGACCAAAGACCACTGTTAAAGTCAGAATAGAAAATATGTCCTTTATACAGCTGAGCGCCCCAGGTAAATGGTGCATTCGCTGTATAACCATTTGGATCATTCGGTACGATCCAGGCGATTTCTCTACCTTGCTTTCTGAGATCACCCATCAGTTCTCCACTTAGGTCAACTACACGAACTCCCTCATTGTAGAATGCTACATAAAGGATGTCATCCTCGATCCAATAGTTGTGAGAACCTGCATTTGGTACTTCAAAGCGTGCAATTTCCTCAGGATTATCCAAGTCAGTGAAGTCGACAATATGCAAGTAACCAGCAGCTCGGTTAACACCACCTTTTTGCGTATTGAGACCATAAGGGAAGATCTCATCTCCACCAATCACATAGAATTTACCGGTAGATTTACTTCTGTAAGGGAAGGAAGCATGGTTGGCGTTGTTAGGGTAGGCATAACTAGCAAACTGCGTTGGATTCTTTACCGAACCACCCGCAATACCATTTCCGACATCCACCAACTGAATACCATCTGACCAGTTCGAAGAATAAGCAATGCCATCTTCCACCCAAACATCGTGGATAGAGTGCCCTGGGGTATCTAATTCGAATTTAGAAACCGCATAAGGGTTTTTAGGATCATCAATATTGATGATGTAGTATTTCTGTCCACCGCTTAAGGCATAAATGTGATTGTCTGCGATAAACACATTATGTACACCACCAGTCATGTTCTCATCAAATCGAGAGATGATTTCAACTTCTCTAGGGTTTTTGACATCGATAATGACGAGCCCATTTTTTCTATTCGAAGCTCCCTCACGGCTGATCACACATAGTGTTCCGTCTTCAGAGATCTTCACATCATTCACTGTTCGGGCGTCCACCTGAACAGAATCGATTTTTGTGATATTGGCAGGGTCCGTCACATCCCAGAAGTAAGCAGTACCATCGGCACCCCAAGTTCCGGTTACGGCATAATCTCTGCCATCAATGCCTTCCCATACCCAGAAGTCGGAAGTATGCTTGTCAGTGACAGAGCCTTGTCCAACAACTTCGATCTTTCGTTTTACCTCACGAGGGCTGATTTTCAGTGTTTTCGAAGCTGATGCTACTCCGCAAGAAACTGTCACAGTGTACATGCCTGCTTCATCGGCTACAAAGCGTCCATCTTGCTTAATTAGACCTGATGCATTGATACTTACATTGTCAGAAACACCGTAGAATGAGTAAGATAGAGGTGCGTCTGGCACTTCATTTCCCTTGGCATCCAAGGCCTTAGCCGAGAAGTGGAATACATCTCCTGTTCTGGCCTGGTCTCCATCAGAGGTCAATTCAATTCTTGTGATTGGATTTTTCACCACGTTAATGTTGACTGTATTTACAAC
Coding sequences:
- a CDS encoding LVIVD repeat-containing protein, with amino-acid sequence MKLIRIYMLALLMTLPAAIIGQEIVIEPENIVLEVGAKKKLNAYVMKDGKKLDNPVRMFSRARRSLSVDSTNTLTAILPGSYNVIAISPGAPRKTFEVTVNFPPIAEIKVDDVPNRIYAGTPITLSYAAIDKAGLTRKNPSISFTSKDESIATVNSFGLITTYKPGRTSIEIQSEDVVNTVNINVVKNPITRIELTSDGDQARTGDVFHFSAKALDAKGNEVPDAPLSYSFYGVSDNVSINASGLIKQDGRFVADEAGMYTVTVSCGVASASKTLKISPREVKRKIEVVGQGSVTDKHTSDFWVWEGIDGRDYAVTGTWGADGTAYFWDVTDPANITKIDSVQVDARTVNDVKISEDGTLCVISREGASNRKNGLVIIDVKNPREVEIISRFDENMTGGVHNVFIADNHIYALSGGQKYYIINIDDPKNPYAVSKFELDTPGHSIHDVWVEDGIAYSSNWSDGIQLVDVGNGIAGGSVKNPTQFASYAYPNNANHASFPYRSKSTGKFYVIGGDEIFPYGLNTQKGGVNRAAGYLHIVDFTDLDNPEEIARFEVPNAGSHNYWIEDDILYVAFYNEGVRVVDLSGELMGDLRKQGREIAWIVPNDPNGYTANAPFTWGAQLYKGHIFYSDFNSGLWSAKLEPEKPKETKIQSK